The genomic stretch AGACGGTCGCCCGCGACTTTGAGGGCATCGAGGAGGACGGCTACGACATCGCCTTCGGCGGGCTGCTCCTCACGAGCCAGCTTGGCCAGAACGCCACCGCCGAGCACCGTCTCTCGGTGTTCACCCTGGACGAGTTCGAGACCTACGACGTGACCTCGCGCACCTCGCTCTACCGCCGCCAGCAGCGGCCCGAGGGCTCGCAGGCCGACCTCGACCGCCTCCTCGAAGGCCAGACGCTCCAGCGCGACGTGGCGGCCAACGACATCCAGCAGCTCATCCTGACCGCCCAGGGCCGCTACCTCGCCCGCCTCGGCGAGCACACCGTCGAGGCGGGCTGGCAGGCGCGTACGCTGCGCTTCGACGACCAGATCGACGAGCAGACCACCTTCTCCGGCCAGGGCGACGACGGCGAGCCGGTCACCCTCCCGGCCCGCGTGCTCGTGGCCGACACCACGTTCGCGTCCTGGCAGGGCTCGGTCTGGGCCGAGGACGCCATCCCGCTCGGCCGCCTCACGGTCACGCCTGGCCTCCGCGCCGACTACTTCGCCTACAACGACGAGCTGACGCTCTCGCCGCGGCTGACGGCGCGGTACCGCCTCTCGCCGCAGACCTCGTTCTCGGGCGCGACCGGCCTCTACCACCAGGCGCCGACCTACCGCGAGCTCCGTGGCGACCCCGTCCCCGGCGTCTCGGCGTTCCGCACGCTCGACGGCGACATCCGGAGCCCGCGCGCGCTCCAGGCGGTGGTCGGGCTGGATCACTTCTTTACGTCCCGCCGCGTCGCCCTCCGCGCCGAGGCTTACGTCAAGCAATACACCGACCTGATCTCGTACGATGTCGAGAACGTCCGCGTGGTGTACTCCGCCGAGAACGACTCCGAGGGCTACGCCGCCGGCGCCGACCTCCAGCTCCGCGGCGAGCTCGTGCCGGGCCGCGAGAGCTGGATCAACTACGGCTTCCTCTTCACCCAGGAGCGCTTCTACACGCCCGAGGCCACCGACGAGCAGACGCTCGCGCGCTTCGCCGCGCAGGGCGGCGGCGACTGGATCGCCCGCCCCACCGACCGCCGCCACAACCTGTCCATCTTCATCCAGGACTACGTCCCCGGCGACGACACCTGGACCCTCCATATCCGCACGCTCTACGGCTCCGGCATCCCGACGACGCCGCCCGCACGCGACGTGGAGCGCTCCAACACGTCCATCACGGTCTTCGACGAGGGGCAGCGCAACGCCATCCGCCTGCCGAGCTACTTCCGGTTCGACCTCGGCGCCACGAAGGTGCTCCGCCTCGCCGATCTCGCCACCGGCGACCCGCTGGAGCTGCTCGCGACCGTGGAGGTGCTCAACTTGTTCGACCAGACCAACGCCGTCGCCTACTCGTGGGTCGAGCAGTTCTCGGGCGACCGCCGCATCTACACCGCGGTCCCGACGCGCCTGACGCCGCGCACCCTCAACGTCCGCTTCCGGGTCGACTTCTAGGCCACCTGCCGTAGCCTAGAGCTTCGTCAGCGTGACCGAGAGGGTGCCCGGAATCGCGGTCGCCCCGCTGTAGGCGACCGGGTCGAACGCCTGGAGGTTGACCGTCCGAGCGTAGGTGCCCGTGAGGCGGCTCCCCGTCTCGGTGTAGTTCAGAGAGAACTGGTTCGGGAGGAGGATCCGCGCCAGTTCGGCCGTGTCATCGTCGGTGAGGCCCCGGAACGTCGCCCGGCCGTTCGAGGCCTCGACCGCGAGGTCGGTCCGGTAGGACAGGTTCTCGTTCGCAAACCGCGTGACGAGGATCGCGTTGGCGTCGCCCCCGAACACGTCGAGGCGGGTCACCTGGAGGTTCAGGCCCGCCGCCACGTCCACAGGGTCAATGGCGGTCCCGTCCGGGTCGAACGTGATCGACGTGACGGCATAGCTGCCATCGACGATGTTCAGGTCGCGGCCGGGGTTCGACGAATCACAACCCGTGAAGGCGGCGACGGCGAGAACGATCGCGACGAGCGCGCAGCGGGGGCAAGTCGGCATGGGAGATCCGGGGGGAAAGAGAGGCGGGTTTACGAATCTCGCCTCGGTTTCGTGCCCTGGCCGGGGCCTTTGTGTGGATCCGCCCCTGCGTGCAGCCCTCGGCTACGGCGCCTCAGCCTCGAACGTAACCTCGGCCAGCGTCACCGCCCCGACCAGCCCGTATCCGCCCACGACGTTCGAGGGCAGGTTGATCGGTTCGGCGAACGGGTTCTCGTCTCCGCCAGAGAAGTACTCGATCCGGTACGCGTCGTAGACATCGCCCGAGAGCGCGGCGACCTGGACCGTCTCCGCGCCGTAGGCATCGCCCGGGCCGTAGCGATCGTCGCGGGCCATCGTGAACGTCTTCTCCTGGCCGTCGAACGTTTGATCCTGGAAGACGACGAACGTGATGTTGCCGTCGATCTCGACCGAGGCCGAGAGCAAGACGGGGT from Rubrivirga sp. SAORIC476 encodes the following:
- a CDS encoding TonB-dependent receptor domain-containing protein yields the protein MRARLLPLAGLLLLLVTPASAQVWGEISGRITEADGGAVAGASVLVEGTSFGTNTGADGRYGFRIPEGTYPVRVSFVGYTTVRDTLVVRRGATTTFDARLTSAVGDLGDVAVEGQAVPQDVGVSRIDPRTVRDMPLPVTDAIRGVKTELGVSSSNELSNSFSVRGGSYDENQFFIDGFEIYRPLRISQGEQEGLGLINGDLTSRMTLFAGGFPVRYGGKLASVLDATYTTPEGVPSGTAYASTLDAGAQVGGRLSERVGLAVAARSARPQRFFAGQELDGAYDPDFRDIQGVVDVQLAPAHTLRTLGLYARHRFRLAPRQQETTFGIYPNLVQTVARDFEGIEEDGYDIAFGGLLLTSQLGQNATAEHRLSVFTLDEFETYDVTSRTSLYRRQQRPEGSQADLDRLLEGQTLQRDVAANDIQQLILTAQGRYLARLGEHTVEAGWQARTLRFDDQIDEQTTFSGQGDDGEPVTLPARVLVADTTFASWQGSVWAEDAIPLGRLTVTPGLRADYFAYNDELTLSPRLTARYRLSPQTSFSGATGLYHQAPTYRELRGDPVPGVSAFRTLDGDIRSPRALQAVVGLDHFFTSRRVALRAEAYVKQYTDLISYDVENVRVVYSAENDSEGYAAGADLQLRGELVPGRESWINYGFLFTQERFYTPEATDEQTLARFAAQGGGDWIARPTDRRHNLSIFIQDYVPGDDTWTLHIRTLYGSGIPTTPPARDVERSNTSITVFDEGQRNAIRLPSYFRFDLGATKVLRLADLATGDPLELLATVEVLNLFDQTNAVAYSWVEQFSGDRRIYTAVPTRLTPRTLNVRFRVDF